A DNA window from Fragaria vesca subsp. vesca linkage group LG3, FraVesHawaii_1.0, whole genome shotgun sequence contains the following coding sequences:
- the LOC101294641 gene encoding protein SOMBRERO-like, with the protein MMSAGNGQLTVPPGFRFHPTDEELLYYYLRKKVSYEAIDLDVIREVDLNKLEPWDLKEKCRIGSGPQNEWYFFSHKDKKYPTGTRTNRATTAGFWKATGRDKAIHLSDSKRIGMRKTLVFYTGRAPHGQKTDWIMHEYRLEDHHDNVNEDGWVVCRVFKKKNHINRGFQPEFGHHQEVEHDLITHMKASGSHGQVILDHHHHQLKQNHQHHLETSLYDYPNTFDGSMHLPQLFSPESAAAAAAANNSSSFLSAPNTNMPALNPLDLECSQNLLKLTSTTAGSCGLNMQQQQQQQEMRSFNGDWSFLDKLLQSHHPQPQDHHHVAAAAATTSTTQRLFPFQYLGCSGSTTHVDILKFSK; encoded by the exons ATGATGTCTGCAGGCAATGGACAGTTGACGGTTCCTCCTGGATTTCGATTCCATCCAACGGATGAGGAGCTTCTTTACTATTACCTCAGGAAGAAGGTCTCTTATGAAGCCATCGACCTTGATGTTATCAGGGAGGTCGATCTCAACAAACTAGAGCCCTGGGACCTCAAAG AGAAATGCAGAATAGGATCAGGACCTCAGAATGAGTGGTACTTCTTCAGCCACAAGGATAAGAAGTATCCAACAGGAACTAGAACAAACCGAGCGACTACTGCTGGATTTTGGAAGGCAACTGGGAGAGACAAAGCCATCCACCTAAGCGATTCGAAGAGGATCGGAATGAGGAAAACCCTAGTCTTCTACACCGGCCGCGCTCCTCATGGTCAGAAGACTGACTGGATCATGCATGAGTATCGCCTTGAAGATCATCATGACAATGTTAAC GAGGACGGATGGGTGGTTTGTAGGGTCTTCAAGAAGAAGAATCACATTAACAGAGGTTTTCAGCCAGAGTTTGGTCATCATCAAGAAGTAGAACATGACTTGATCACACACATGAAGGCAAGCGGTTCTCATGGCCAAGTAATACTAGACCATCATCATCATCAGCTAAAACAAAACCATCAACACCATCTGGAAACTTCACTGTATGATTATCCTAACACTTTCGATGGCTCGATGCACCTGCCGCAGTTGTTCAGTCCGGAGTCAGCAGCTGCCGCAGCAGCAGCTAATAATTCATCATCATTTCTATCTGCACCTAATACCAACATGCCGGCTTTGAACCCCCTGGACTTGGAGTGCTCTCAAAACCTGTTGAAACTAACCTCCACCACGGCCGGTTCTTGTGGACTCAATATGCAACAGCAACAGCAGCAGCAGGAGATGAGGTCGTTCAATGGTGATTGGTCATTCTTGGACAAGCTTCTCCAATCTCATCATCCTCAGCCCCAAGATCACCATCATGTGGCCGCCGCCGCCGCTACTACTTCAACAACGCAGAGATTATTCCCATTTCAGTACCTTGGCTGCAGCGGATCAACTACTCATGTCGACATTTTAAAGTTCTCCAAGTAG
- the LOC101300223 gene encoding CTP synthase-like: MKYVLVTGGVVSGLGKGVTASSIGLLLQACGLRVTSIKIDPYLNTDAGTMSPFEHGEVFVLDDGGEVDLDLGNYERFLDLTLTRDNNITTGKIYQSVIDKERKGDYLGKTVQVVPHITDAIQEWIERVAMVPVDGKEGPADVCVIELGGTIGDIESMPFIEALGQFSYRVGPGNFCLVHVSLVPVLNVVGEQKTKPTQHSVRVLRGQGLTPNILACRSTKPLEENVKAKLAQFCHVPAENIVTLYDVPNIWHIPLLLRDQKAHEAILKELNLQSIAREPNLKEWTTRTEISSTLHDSVRIAMVGKYTGLSDAYLSVLKALLHASVACHRKLVVDWVAAGDLEDVTAKETPQVHKAAWDLLKGADGVLVPGGFGDRGVQGKILAAKYARENKVPFLGICLGMQIAVIEFARSVLGMIDANSTEFDPETTSPCVIFMPEGSKTHMGGTMRLGSRRTYFKITDCKSAKLYGDVAFIDERHRHRYEVNPDMISQFESAGLSFVGRDETGRRMEIIELPAHPYFVGVQFHPEFKSRPGKPSALFLGLITACRRSDTSLPNKGRLKKPVANGTSNGHFTVKSRENGHPFKSSNGSLNGVYSNGNGNGVHS; encoded by the exons ATGAAGTACGTGTTGGTGACGGGTGGTGTTGTTAGTGGACTCGGCAAAGGAGTCACGGCCAGTAGTATTGGGTTGCTTCTTCAAGCGTGTGGCCTCCGTGTTACGTCCATCAAAATTG ATCCTTACTTGAACACCGATGCTGGGACAATGTCTCCTTTTGAACATGGGGAGGTTTTTGTATTAGATGATGGCGGTGAG GTTGACCTTGACCTTGGAAATTATGAGCGGTTTCTGGATCTCACTTTGACCCGTGACAACAATATCACAACCGGAAAAATTTATCAG TCTGTTATTGACAAGGAGAGAAAGGGAGACTATCTTGGAAAGACTGTCCAG GTCGTTCCACACATTACGGATGCCATCCAAGAGTGGATAGAACGTGTGGCAATGGTACCTGTGGACGGGAAAGAAGGTCCAGCTGATGTATGTGTCATCGAATTGGGTGGAACTATAG GGGATATTGAATCGATGCCCTTTATTGAGGCCCTTGGCCAATTTTCGTATCGTGTTG GTCCTGGAAATTTCTGCTTGGTTCATGTCAGCCTTGTGCCTGTTCTGAATGTTGTTGGCGAGCAG AAAACAAAGCCTACACAGCACAGTGTTCGGGTACTCAGAGGACAGGGTTTGACACCTAATATTCTAGCTTGTAGGAGTACAAAG CCACTTGAGGAGAATGTCAAGGCAAAACTAGCTCAATTTTGTCACGTTCCG GCTGAAAATATTGTCACTCTGTATGATGTACCGAACATTTGGCACATCCCTTTGCTTTTAAGA GATCAAAAGGCACATGAAGCGATCTTGAAAGAACTAAACCTTCAAAG TATTGCTAGAGAGCCAAATTTGAAGGAATGGACAACCAGGACAGAAATTTCCTCAACTTTACATGATTCT GTCAGAATTGCAATGGTTGGAAAATACACTGGTCTTTCAGATGCTTACCTCTCTGTTCTGAAG GCTCTTTTACATGCTTCTGTTGCTTGCCATCGGAAACTTGTTGTAGATTGGGTTGCAGCAGGTGATCTTGAAGATGTTACTGCTAAAGAG ACCCCTCAGGTTCATAAGGCTGCGTGGGATCTTTTGAAG GGCGCTGATGGTGTTCTAGTTCCAGGAGGATTTGGTGATAGAGGAGTGCAAGGGAAAATTCTTGCTGCAAAGTATGCTCGTGAAAACAAAGTTCCATTCCTTGGCATTTGCCTGGGAATGCAAATTGCTGTTATTGAGTTTGCAAGATCTGTCCTTGGTATGATTGATGCTAACAGCACAGAGTTTGATCCTGAAACTACAAGTCCTTGTGTCATATTTATGCCAGAG GGTTCCAAAACTCATATGGGAGGTACTATGCGTCTTGGATCAAGGAGGACCTACTTCAAGATTACTGACTGCAAATCTGCAAAACT GTACGGAGATGTGGCATTCATTGATGAGCGACATCGACATAGATATGAG GTCAATCCTGATATGATATCACAATTTGAAAGTGCTGGCTTATCATTTGTTGGCAGAGACGAAACCGGTCGGCGTATGGAG ATTATTGAGCTGCCTGCCCATCCATACTTTGTTGGTGTTCAGTTCCATCCTGAATTTAAGTCGAGACCAGGCAAACCTTCTGCTCTGTTCTTAG GACTAATAACAGCATGCAGGCGTTCAGATACAAGCCTACCAAACAAAGGCCGTCTGAAAAAGCCTGTTGCAAATGGCACTAGTAATGGACACTTCACAGTGAAATCCCGCGAGAATGGACATCCATTTAAGTCATCAAATGGGTCACTAAATGGTGTGTATAGTAATGGTAATGGTAATGGTGTGCACTCTTAA
- the LOC101294927 gene encoding ABC transporter D family member 2, chloroplastic-like: MITQAQTHYVPLCLAHGYSTHHSHHHIKSLVVTTPTFPSSLHTMSIRRRRNDAASWRRAAAASDSVPQPPPPTPPEKQREGSDLQTLLRRFWKVAAPYWSSDDKVQARMQLGGVFLLTLATTGISVGFNFLGRDFYNALANKDQEQFMKQLLYYLGAFAGGIPIFVLRDYARETLSLRWRSWMTRYYIDRYLSNQTFYRIQSQSIIDNPDQRIVDDLSSFTGTALSFSLTLFNAVIDLISFSNILFGIYPPLFVVLLLYSIGGTVISVFLGRGLVSLNFLQEKKEADFRYGLVRVRENAESIAFYSGEDNEMQLLLQRFKSAFENLTQLLISSRNLEFFTSGYRYLIQILPAAVVAPMYFAGKIEFGVINQSVSAFNHILGDFSLIVYQFQSISAFSAVIDRLGEFDDYLDIGSQRHSDPAEGITLTYSNVKTLADLEPNGSMPIDKQQKLLDIENLTVQTPSSTTLVRDLSLVINNNENLLVTGPSGSGKTSLLRTLAGLWSAGKGKITFYVEDEEELLSSNSPGVAPLDTANGKHGELGRSSNRNYKGIFFLPQRPYMVLGTLRQQLLYPTWANDETSTSDNTKPTGSLPFLMQAPNLEYKTAKPKPTTEDLIQVLEDVRLGYILPRFSNLDSTYEWSSVLSLGEQQRLAFARLLLSKPKLVLLDESTSALDEANEAHLYKQIERAGITYISIGHRRTLYQYHSKNLRISTVDPSNAKQNWLIEPINQDNLFNLSNL; encoded by the exons ATGATAACACAGGCGCAAACTCACTACGTCCCACTGTGCTTGGCTCATGGCTACTCCACCCACCACTCCCACCATCACATTAAATCACTAGTAGTCACAACACCCACGTTTCCCTCATCACTGCACACAATGTCAATCAGAAGGAGACGAAACGACGCCGCTTCATGGCGCCGTGCCGCGGCCGCGTCTGACTCGGTTCCGCAACCGCCGCCGCCAACTCCGCCGGAAAAG CAAAGGGAGGGTTCGGATTTGCAGACGCTGCTCCGGAGATTCTGGAAGGTGGCGGCGCCGTACTGGTCCTCCGACGACAAGGTCCAGGCGAGGATGCAGCTCGGCGGAGTGTTTCTTCTCACTCTCGCCACCACCGGAATCAGCGTCGGCTTCAATTTCCTCGGCCGCGACTTCTACAATGCCCTCGCCA ATAAGGACCAAGAGCAGTTCATGAAGCAATTGCTGTACTACCTGGGTGCCTTTGCTGGTGGAATTCCG ATTTTTGTGTTGCGGGATTATGCAAGAGAAACTCTTTCCTTGAGATGGAGATCTTGGATGACGCGTTATTACATTGACCGTTACCTGAGCAATCAAACCTTTTACAGAATTCAATCCCAGTCGATCATTGATAATCCAGACCAGCGAATTGTTGATGATCTAAGTTCTTTCACGGGGACGGCCCTATCGTTCTCTTTAACACTCTTCAATGCTGTGATAGATCTCATATCATTCAGCAACATCTTGTTTGGTATCTATCCTCCGTTGTTTGTTGTTCTTCTATTATATTCGATTGGTGGAACAGTGATCAGTGTCTTTCTTGGAAGG GGTCTGGTGTCATTAAACTTCTTGCAAGAGAAAAAGGAAGCAGATTTTCGTTATGGACTTGTGCGCGTTCGAGAAAATGCTGAATCAATAGCTTTCTATAGTGGTGAAGACAATGAAATGCAACTCTTGCTGCAACGCTTCAAAAGTGCTTTTGAGAATCTAACT CAATTGTTGATATCTTCAAGAAATCTTGAATTCTTCACCAGTGGATACCGCTATCTTATTCAGATTCTTCCTGCTGCTGTCGTTGCTCCTATGTACTTCGCTGGAAAGATTGAGTTTGGTGTCATAAATCAGTCAGTATCTGCTTTTAATCATATCCTGGGGGACTTCTCCCTTATCGTATACCAATTTCAGTCTATAAGCGCATTTTCAGCAGTAATTGATCGACTTG GTGAATTTGATGATTATTTGGATATCGGCTCTCAACGCCATTCTGACCCCGCAGAAGGGATAACTCTTACATATAGTAATGTTAAAACTTTGGCTGATCTAGAGCCAAATGGATCCATGCCTATAGATAAGCAACAAAAGCTACTGGATATAGAGAATTTGACTGTGCAAACACCAAGTAGCACTACTCTGGTTAGGGATTTATCATTGGTAATCAACAACAATGAGAATCTATTG GTGACGGGACCTAGCGGGAGTGGTAAGACTTCTTTGTTAAGAACTTTGGCTGGTCTTTGGAGTGCTGGGAAAGGAAAAATCACGTTCTATGTGGAAGATGAAGAAGAGCTTCTATCATCCAATTCTCCAGGTGTAGCGCCTCTTGATACTGCTAATGGTAAACATGGGGAACTTGGAAGATCCTCAAATAGGAATTATAAGGGCATATTTTTCCTTCCTCAAAGACCGTATATGGTTCTGGGAACACTTCGTCAACAATTGCTGTATCCTACATGGGCTAATGATGAGACTTCCACATCAGATAATACTAAACCAACTG GTTCTCTTCCTTTCTTGATGCAGGCCCCAAACTTAGAGTATAAGACTGCAAAGCCTAAACCTACAACGGAGGATCTGATACAGGTTTTGGAAGATGTCCGGCTTGGCTATATATTACCCCGATTCAGTAACTTGGATTCTACTTATGAATGGTCTAGTGTCCTCTCCCTCGGAGAACAGCAACGCCTTGCTTTTGCACGCCTGTTGCTTTCAAAACCGAAGTTGGTTCTTTTAGATGAATCTACCAGTGCTTTAGATGAAGCCAACGAG GCTCATCTATACAAGCAGATAGAAAGAGCAGGTATCACATATATTAGTATTGGCCACCGGCGAACTTTATATCAGTACCACAGCAAGAACTTGCGTATATCCACAGTTGATCCGAGCAATGCAAAACAGAATTGGCTCATTGAACCCATCAATCAAGACAATTTGTTTAATCTGTCAAATCTATAG